In Prunus dulcis chromosome 2, ALMONDv2, whole genome shotgun sequence, a single genomic region encodes these proteins:
- the LOC117617056 gene encoding UPF0496 protein At3g49070, with product MGKRISARIRKFISSTEPGPTRPTTSMGVDVTEEYANAFRTESYLDFWTRVVALSNGDSTKSNKRMPMESTTAARLPSYRLFAEHLLDPDQPMVARILTMAPNHPTLLSDYFTQTADASILCGLLLKDIDSTRVKYRSIKTSLQSLNDRSTPETLTRLTKLTSALSLIRIQAIQAGCSNLLKRLESTRNKARAKLRLANKLRAGSAIFLVALTASLSVIVVTHALALVVAMPAFIAASLDLASARKLARMAAQLDAATKGTYILNRDLETVSRLVARLNDEIEHMHGMVTFWVGRGEDWSQASGEVGRQLKKNDCSFRQQLDELEEHLYLCFMTINRARNLVVKEILDPGHTHSTQ from the exons ATGGGGAAAAGAATTAGTGCGCGCATCCGAAAATTTATTTCCAGTACtg AACCAGGGCCCACCAGACCGACTACTTCAATGGGTGTGGATGTAACAGAAGAATACGCTAATGCCTTCCGCACCGAATCATACCTCGACTTCTGGACACGTGTCGTGGCATTATCCAATGGAGACTCAACCAAGTCCAATAAGCGCATGCCAATGGAGTCAACTACCGCAGCTCGGCTCCCATCCTATCGGCTCTTCGCGGAGCACCTTTTGGATCCGGACCAACCCATGGTTGCTCGGATCTTAACCATGGCCCCGAACCACCCCACACTCTTATCCGACTATTTCACCCAAACAGCCGACGCTTCCATCCTATGTGGCCTCCTATTAAAAGACATTGACAGTACACGTGTCAAATACCGTTCCATCAAAACCAGCCTCCAATCCTTAAATGACAGGTCTACCCCTGAAACACTGACCCGCCTAACCAAATTAACCAGTGCCTTGTCCCTGATTCGCATTCAAGCCATTCAAGCTGGGTGCTCAAACTTGCTAAAACGGCTCGAGTCAACTCGCAACAAGGCTCGAGCAAAGCTTCGGCTAGCGAACAAATTAAGAGCCGGCTCAGCTATTTTCTTAGTGGCGCTAACGGCTTCGTTAAGTGTAATTGTAGTCACGCATGCTCTTGCACTAGTTGTGGCGATGCCGGCTTTTATAGCTGCTTCTCTTGACTTGGCTTCGGCGAGGAAGCTAGCTAGGATGGCTGCTCAGCTCGATGCAGCCACGAAGGGGACTTACATACTAAACAGAGATCTAGAGACTGTTAGCCGGCTCGTGGCTCGGCTGAATGATGAGATAGAGCATATGCATGGCATGGTTACGTTTTGGGTGGGGCGTGGAGAGGACTGGAGCCAAGCCAGCGGCGAAGTGGGTCGCCAGCTGAAGAAAAATGATTGTAGCTTTAGGCAGCAGCTTGATGAGCTAGAGGAACATTTGTATCTGTGTTTCATGACCATTAACAGGGCCAGAAATCTAGTTGTGAAGGAAATTCTGGATCCGGGTCATACTCATAGCACACAATGA
- the LOC117620070 gene encoding protein DETOXIFICATION 35-like, whose protein sequence is MDAPLLPAVNGDGVRDYEPVTSWKDARSVTWTETKKLWKIGGPIALTIICNFGTNSVSTMFVGHLGNLQLSAVSISLSVISTFSFGFMLGMGSALETLCGQAFGAGRVNMLGVYMQRSWIILFATCVILTPIYVFSAPILKLIGQDEEVADLAGNFTVCVIPQLFSLAIMFPAQKFLQAQSKVAVLAWIGLLALIIHIGWLFLFIYVLDWGIYGAAIAFDITGWELAICQVIYIIGWCNEGWSGFSWLAFKDIWAFVRLSLESAIMLCLEIWYMMSIIILTGHLGNAVISLDSLSICMNLNGWEAMLFIGINAAVSVRVSNELGLGRPRAAKYAVCVTVLESLLIGIVCMIVILITKDYFSVIFTSDAELQQAVAKLAFLLGITMVLNSVQPVISGVAIGGGWQGLVAYINLGCYYIFGLPLGFLLGYKANWGVKGIWGGMICGTALQTLLLLIVLYRTNWNKEVEQSSERMKKWGGQNVEDEKIANNRI, encoded by the exons ATGGACGCGCCACTGCTTCCGGCAGTGAACGGCGATGGTGTTCGAGACTATGAGCCGGTGACGAGCTGGAAGGATGCTCGGTCGGTGACGTGGACAGAGACTAAGAAGCTGTGGAAAATAGGGGGGCCCATCGCCTTGACAATCATCTGCAACTTTGGTACCAACTCTGTTTCCACCATGTTCGTCGGACACCTCGGAAACCTTCAGCTCTCTGCCgtctcaatctctctctctgtgatctCAACCTTCTCTTTCGGCTTCATG CTCGGCATGGGCAGTGCATTAGAGACGCTTTGTGGTCAAGCATTTGGTGCTGGAAGGGTTAACATGCTTGGAGTGTACATGCAAAGGTCATGGATCATTCTATTCGCCACCTGTGTCATCCTCACGCCAATCTACGTTTTCTCTGCCCCGATTTTAAAGCTTATTGGGCAGGACGAAGAAGTGGCTGATCTTGCTGGAAACTTCACCGTATGTGTCATTCCTCAGTTATTCTCACTTGCCATCATGTTCCCTGCCCAAAAGTTCCTTCAGGCACAAAGCAAGGTTGCTGTTCTTGCATGGATTGGTTTGCTGGCCCTTATTATACACATTGGATGgctctttctcttcatttaCGTGTTGGATTGGGGCATCTATGGTGCAGCTATAGCATTTGATATCACAGGTTGGGAACTTGCGATTTGTCAAGTTATTTATATAATCGGTTGGTGCAATGAAGGGTGGAGTGGCTTTTCATGGTTAGCTTTCAAAGACATCTGGGCCTTTGTCAGGCTCTCACTCGAATCAGCTATCATGCTTTGCCTTGAGATTTGGTATATGATGAGTATAATCATTCTTACTGGACATCTTGGCAATGCTGTGATTTCTCTTGACTCACTTTCTATCTG CATGAATCTCAATGGATGGGAAGCAATGTTGTTCATTGGAATTAATGCTGCAGTAAG TGTTCGAGTTTCAAATGAACTTGGATTGGGACGTCCAAGAGCAGCTAAATACGCTGTCTGCGTGACAGTCCTTGAGTCTCTGCTCATTGGGATTGTTTGCATGATTGTCATCTTGATAACCAAAGACTACTTTTCTGTCATCTTCACAAGCGACGCGGAATTGCAACAAGCTGTTGCGAAGCTAGCATTTCTTCTTGGAATTACCATGGTTCTTAATAGTGTCCAACCCGTCATTTCGG GTGTTGCTATTGGAGGCGGATGGCAAGGACTGGTGGCTTATATCAACTTGGGTTGTTATTACATTTTTGGCCTCCCACTTGGATTCCTTCTTGGTTATAAAGCAAACTGGGGAGTTAAG GGAATTTGGGGAGGTATGATATGTGGAACTGCTCTTCAAACGTTGCTTCTCTTGATAGTGCTTTATAGAACCAACTGGAACAAGGAG GTTGAACAATCTTCGGAGCGAATGAAGAAGTGGGGTGGACAAAACGTTGAAGATGAGAAGATTGCTAACAACCGTATATGA
- the LOC117619188 gene encoding protein DETOXIFICATION 35-like, which produces MEEPLLDTAADSDQLSTKPHDLYEGGNEDYAPVRSVDALRDMFWIETVKLWKIAGPTVITMLCMYGTNSAIVIFVGHLGTVELSAVSISLSVISTFAYGFLLGMGSALETLCGQAFGAGQIHMLGIYMQRSWIILFVTSLCILPIYIFATPVLKLLGQEDDIANLAGEFTIQIIPSLFSLAIVFPSQKFLQAQRKVKVLAWIAVLCLIIQIGMLCLFILVFGWGTLGAAVAFDIVRWGMAIAQVVYIMGWCRDGWTGFSWLAFKEIWAFVRLSLASAVMLCLEIWYMMSILILAGHLDNAVIAVGSLSICMNINGFELMLFVGINVAISVRVSNELGSGRPRAAKYSVYVTVFQCLLIGIFFTIVILITKDSFSLLFTSDKDLQQAVAKLAYLLGITMLLNSIQPIISGVAIGGGWQALVAYINLGCYYIFGLPLGYLLGYTANLGVMGLWGGMICGTALQTLLLLIVLYKTNWNKEAEQATKRVRKWGGQDVTAENRAQST; this is translated from the exons ATGGAGGAGCCACTACTGGACACAGCTGCTGACTCTGATCAGTTGAGCACTAAGCCTCATGATCTGTATGAAGGTGGGAACGAAGACTATGCGCCGGTGAGGAGCGTCGATGCTTTGCGGGATATGTTTTGGATCGAGACAGTGAAGCTCTGGAAAATAGCAGGTCCCACAGTGATCACCATGTTGTGTATGTATGGGACTAACTCAGCTATCGTTATCTTTGTTGGTCATCTCGGAACTGTAGAGCTATCAGCCGtctccatttctctctccGTCATTTCCACATTCGCTTACGGATTCTTG CTTGGCATGGGGAGTGCTCTGGAGACCCTGTGTGGGCAGGCATTTGGAGCTGGGCAGATTCATATGCTTGGGATTTACATGCAGCGCTCATGGATAATCCTATTTGTAACCAGCCTCTGCATCTTGCCAATATACATCTTTGCCACACCCGTTTTAAAGTTGCTAGGCCAAGAAGATGACATAGCCAATCTAGCTGGAGAATTTACAATCCAAATAATCCCCTCATTGTTCTCACTTGCCATTGTTTTTCCATCTCAGAAGTTCCTTCAGGCTCAGAGAAAGGTTAAGGTTCTGGCATGGATTGCAGTTTTATGTTTGATCATACAAATTGGGATGCTCTGTCTCTTCATTTTGGTGTTTGGTTGGGGCACATTGGGTGCGGCTGTTGCATTTGACATTGTAAGATGGGGCATGGCAATTGCTCAAGTTGTGTATATAATGGGTTGGTGCAGGGACGGCTGGACTGGGTTTTCATGGTTGGCTTTCAAGGAGATATGGgcttttgtaagactttcccTTGCCTCTGCTGTCATGCTCTGCCTTGAGATTTGGTACATGATGAGCATACTCATTCTCGCAGGCCATCTTGATAATGCAGTTATAGCAGTTGGTTCCCTTTCTATTTG CATGAACATCAACGGATTTGAACTAATGTTGTTCGTTGGAATAAATGTGGCAATAAG TGTGCGTGTCTCCAATGAGCTTGGATCAGGACGACCAAGAGCTGCCAAATACTCTGTCTATGTGACAGTATTTCAGTGTCTTCTAATTGGGATTTTTTTCACGATTGTGATCTTGATAACCAAAGACAGTTTTTCCCTACTTTTTACAAGTGACAAGGATCTGCAACAAGCGGTCGCTAAGCTAGCATATCTTCTTGGTATAACTATGTTGCTCAACAGCATCCAGCCAATAATATCAG GGGTTGCAATTGGAGGTGGATGGCAGGCACTGGTAGCTTATATAAACTTGGGTTGTTACTACATTTTTGGACTTCCTCTTGGATATCTTCTTGGTTATACTGCAAATCTGGGTGTGATG GGACTTTGGGGGGGCATGATATGTGGAACTGCTCTCCAAACCTTGCTTCTGTTGATTGTGCTCTACAAAACCAACTGGAACAAAGAG GCGGAGCAAGCAACAAAACGCGTGAGGAAGTGGGGTGGTCAGGATGTCACAGCTGAGAATAGAGCCCAAAGTACCTGA
- the LOC117618683 gene encoding protein DETOXIFICATION 35-like, with translation MEEPLLDTAAGADQLSTKPHDLYEGGNEDYAPVRSFDALRCMFWIETVKLWKMAGPAVITMLCMYGTNSAVVLFVGHLGTVELSAVSISLAVISTFAFGFLFGMGSALETLCGQAFGAGEIHMLGIYMQRSWIILLVTSLFILPIYIFGTPVLKLLGQEDDIANLAGEFTIQTIPSLFSLAIIFPAQKFLQAQRKVMVLAWIAVFGLIIQIGLLCLFILVFGWGTLGAAVAFDIVRWGMAIAQVVYIMGWCRDGWTGFSWLAFKEIWAFVRLSLASAVMLCLEIWYTMSILILTGHLDNAVIAVGSLSICVNINGFELMLFVGINVAISVRVSNELGSGRPRAAKYSVYVTVFQCLLIGIFFTIVILITKDSFSLLFTSDKDLQQAVAKLAYLLGITMLLNSIQPIISGVAIGGGWQALVAYINLGCYYIFGLPLGYLLGYTANLGVAGLCGGMICGTALQTLLLMIVLYKTNWNKEVEQATKRVRKWGGQDVTAENGAQST, from the exons ATGGAGGAACCGCTACTGGACACAGCTGCGGGCGCTGATCAGTTGAGCACTAAGCCTCATGATCTGTATGAAGGTGGGAACGAAGACTATGCTCCAGTGAGGAGCTTCGATGCGCTGCGGTGTATGTTTTGGATCGAGACAGTGAAGCTCTGGAAAATGGCAGGTCCGGCAGTGATCACTATGTTGTGTATGTATGGGACTAACTCAGCTGTCGTTCTCTTTGTTGGTCATCTCGGAACTGTAGAGCTCTCAGCTGTCTCCATTTCTCTAGCCGTCATTTCCACATTCGCTTTTGGATTCTTG TTTGGCATGGGGAGTGCTCTGGAGACCTTGTGTGGGCAGGCATTTGGAGCTGGGGAGATTCATATGCTTGGGATTTACATGCAGCGCTCGTGGATAATCCTATTAGTAACCAGCCTCTTCATCTTGCCAATTTACATCTTTGGCACACCCGTTTTGAAGTTGCTAGGCCAAGAAGATGACATAGCCAATCTAGCTGGAGAATTTACAATCCAAACAATCCCCTCATTGTTCTCACTTGCCATTATTTTTCCAGCTCAGAAATTCCTTCAGGCTCAGAGAAAGGTTATGGTCCTTGCATGGATTGCAGTTTTTGGTTTGATCATACAAATTGGACTGCTCTGTCTCTTCATTTTGGTGTTTGGTTGGGGCACACTGGGTGCGGCTGTTGCATTTGACATTGTAAGATGGGGCATGGCAATTGCTCAAGTTGTGTATATAATGGGTTGGTGCAGGGACGGCTGGACTGGGTTTTCATGGTTGGCTTTCAAGGAGATATGGGCCTTTGTAAGACTTTCCCTTGCCTCTGCTGTCATGCTCTGCCTTGAGATTTGGTACACGATGAGCATACTCATTCTCACAGGCCATCTTGATAATGCAGTTATAGCAGTTGGTTCCCTTTCTATTTG CGTGAACATTAACGGATTTGAACTAATGTTGTTCGTTGGAATAAATGTGGCAATAAG TGTGCGTGTCTCCAATGAGCTTGGATCAGGACGACCAAGAGCTGCCAAATACTCTGTCTATGTGACAGTATTTCAGTGTCTTCTAATTGGGATTTTTTTCACGATTGTGATCTTGATAACCAAAGACAGTTTTTCCCTACTTTTTACAAGTGACAAGGATCTGCAACAAGCGGTCGCTAAGCTAGCATATCTTCTTGGTATAACTATGTTGCTCAACAGCATCCAGCCAATAATATCAG GGGTTGCAATTGGAGGTGGATGGCAGGCACTGGTAGCTTATATAAACTTGGGTTGTTACTACATTTTTGGACTTCCTCTTGGATATCTTCTTGGTTATACTGCAAATCTGGGTGT TGCAGGACTTTGCGGGGGCATGATATGTGGAACTGCTCTCCAAACCTTGCTTCTGATGATTGTGCTCTACAAAACCAACTGGAATAAAGAG GTGGAGCAAGCAACAAAACGAGTGAGGAAGTGGGGTGGTCAAGACGTCACAGCTGAGAATGGAGCTCAAAGTACCTGA
- the LOC117620056 gene encoding protein SRC2, translating into MASGHEVQVKLSSARDLKNVNWRNGPVKPYAVVWVDPKNKCSTRVDEEGDTSPYWDETLTIPLPGPVDGDTTLYIDVVHAGSDPDTKPLIGSARLKLREVVDDVGIDERASRTLQLKRPSGRPQGKVDVKVTIREPRYRAPEPYYAPPYGVPPAGSRDYPAPPPAYGAPYAAPAPPPTYGVPYATPAPPPPRDYYAAPPSGYQYSAYNAPTAPYGQPAQASYGQAGYGHEEKKSKFGGMGTGLAVGAVAGVLGGVALAEGFDYVEDKIADDVAEKVEDDIGYDDGDDF; encoded by the coding sequence ATGGCGTCCGGCCACGAAGTCCAAGTCAAGCTCTCCTCCGCCCGCGACCTCAAGAACGTCAACTGGCGAAACGGCCCAGTGAAGCCGTACGCCGTCGTATGGGTCGACCCCAAGAACAAATGCTCCACCAGGGTCGACGAGGAGGGTGACACGTCACCTTATTGGGACGAGACGCTCACCATCCCTCTACCGGGTCCTGTCGACGGCGACACTACGCTCTACATCGACGTCGTGCACGCCGGATCCGATCCGGACACCAAGCCACTGATCGGGTCCGCCCGGCTCAAACTCCGCGAAGTCGTTGATGACGTGGGCATCGACGAACGCGCCAGCCGCACTCTGCAGCTCAAGCGACCCTCTGGCAGGCCCCAGGGCAAGGTTGACGTTAAGGTTACTATTAGGGAGCCGCGCTACCGTGCGCCGGAGCCGTACTACGCTCCGCCTTATGGGGTCCCACCAGCGGGGTCGCGAGATTATCCTGCACCGCCGCCGGCGTATGGCGCACCGTACGCCGCACCCGCACCGCCGCCGACTTATGGAGTACCATACGCCACACCTGCACCGCCGCCTCCGCGCGATTACTACGCGGCCCCACCTTCTGGGTACCAGTACAGTGCGTACAATGCTCCTACAGCGCCGTACGGTCAGCCGGCTCAGGCGAGTTATGGTCAGGCGGGGTATGGACATGAGGAGAAGAAGAGTAAGTTTGGTGGGATGGGGACAGGCTTGGCTGTGGGCGCCGTGGCGGGGGTTCTTGGTGGAGTCGCATTGGCGGAGGGTTTTGATTACGTGGAGGACAAAATTGCGGATGACGTGGCGGAGAAGGTGGAAGATGATATTGGGTACGACGATGGGGATGACTTCTAG
- the LOC117618490 gene encoding BAHD acyltransferase DCR, whose product MAAELGKKEEILKVKVTSKTHVKPNKKIGKKECQLVTFDLPYLAFYYNQKLLFYKGAEFEEMVKKLKEGLEVVLVEFYQLAGKLGKDEEGVFRVEYGDEMEGVEVVEAASEEICVADLAVEEGTSALKDFIPYNGILNLEGIHRPLLALQLTKLKDGLAIGCAFNHAILDGTSTWHFMSSWAEICNGSKSISAQPFLDRTQARNTRVKLDLSPPPSNCDASSDAKADPNLRERVFKFSEAAIDKIKSTINANAPSDGSKPFSTFQSLSVHIWRHVTKARHLKPEDYTVFTVFADCRKRVDPPMPDTYFGNLIQAVFTVTAAGLLSANPPEFGASMIQKAIEAQNSKAIDERNKEWEKSPKIFEFKDAGVNCVAVGSSPRFRVYEVDFGWGKPEGVRSGSNNRFDGMVYLYQGKSGGRSIDVEISLEAPTMEKLEKDESFVLIGN is encoded by the exons ATGGCAGCTGAGTTGGGGAAAAAGGAGGAAATCTTGAAGGTGAAAGTCACTAGCAAAACCCATGTGAAGCCCAACAAGAAGATAGGTAAGAAAGAATGCCAGCTCGTCACATTTGACCTCCCCTACCTGGCTTTTTACTACAACCAGAAGTTACTGTTTTACAAGGGGGCAGAGTTTGAGGAAATGGTGAAGAAGCTGAAGGAGGGTTTGGAGGTGGTTCTGGTGGAGTTTTATCAGCTGGCTGGGAAGCTTGGGAAAGATGAGGAGGGAGTGTTTAGGGTTGAGTATGGTGATGAGATGGAGGGTGTGGAGGTTGTGGAGGCTGCATCAGAAGAGATTTGCGTAGCTGATCTGGCTGTTGAGGAAGGCACCAGTGCTTTGAAGGACTTCATACCCTACAATGGGATCTTGAACTTGGAGGGCATTCACAGGCCTTTGCTGGCACTGCAG TTAACCAAGCTGAAGGATGGATTGGCAATAGGGTGCGCCTTCAACCATGCGATCCTAGACGGCACCTCAACGTGGCACTTCATGAGCTCGTGGGCGGAGATCTGCAATGGGTCCAAATCCATTTCAGCCCAACCCTTCCTGGACCGCACCCAAGCCCGAAACACGCGCGTGAAGCTCGATCTCTCTCCGCCTCCTTCCAACTGCGACGCGTCGTCCGACGCCAAAGCGGACCCGAAcctaagagagagagtgttCAAGTTTTCGGAAGCAGCCATCGACAAGATCAAGTCAACAATCAATGCAAACGCACCATCGGACGGCTCAAAACCATTCTCCACATTCCAATCCCTCTCCGTCCACATCTGGCGCCACGTCACCAAGGCGCGCCACCTGAAACCCGAAGACTACACGGTCTTCACCGTCTTCGCAGACTGCCGAAAACGGGTCGACCCGCCCATGCCCGATACCTACTTCGGGAACCTAATTCAGGCGGTCTTCACTGTGACAGCAGCCGGGTTGCTGTCGGCGAACCCGCCGGAGTTCGGAGCTTCGATGATCCAGAAGGCGATCGAAGCGCAAAACTCGAAAGCCATTGACGAGCGCAACAAGGAGTGGGAGAAGTCGCCGAAGATTTTCGAGTTCAAGGACGCGGGAGTGAACTGCGTGGCGGTGGGGAGCTCGCCGAGGTTTCGGGTTTATGAGGTGGATTTCGGGTGGGGAAAACCGGAGGGGGTGAGAAGCGGGTCGAACAATAGGTTTGATGGGATGGTGTATTTGTACCAGGGGAAGAGCGGTGGGAGAAGCATTGATGTGGAGATTAGCTTGGAGGCTCCGACTATGGAGAAGCTGGAGAAAGACGAGAGCTTTGTTCTGATTGGCAACTAG
- the LOC117618750 gene encoding protein DETOXIFICATION 35-like, whose amino-acid sequence MEKPLLDTDAGADQLSTKPHDLYEGGNEDYAPVRSFDALRCMFWIETVKLWKMAGPAVITMLCMYGTNSAVVLFVGHLGTVELSAVSISLAVISTFAFGFLFGMGSALETLCGQAFGAGEIHMLGIYMQRSWIILLVTSLFILPIYIFGTPVLKLLGQEDDIANLAGEFTIQTIPSLFSLAIIFPAQKFLQAQRKVMVLAWIAVFGLIIQIGLLCLFILVFGWGTLGAAVAFDIVRWGMAIAQVVYIMGWCRDGWTGFSWLAFKEIWAFVRLSLASAVMLCLEIWYTMSILILTGHLDNAVIAVGSLSICVNINGFELMLFVGINVAISVRVSNELGSGRPRAAKYSVYVTVFQCLLIGIFFTIVILITKDSFSLLFTSDKDLQQAVAKLAYLLGITMLLNSIQPIISGVAIGGGWQALVAYINLGCYYIFGLPLGYLLGYTANLGVMGLWGGMICGTALQTLLLLIVLYKTNWNKEVEQATKRVRKWGGQDVTAENGAQST is encoded by the exons ATGGAGAAGCCGCTACTGGATACAGATGCTGGCGCTGATCAGTTGAGCACTAAGCCTCATGATCTGTATGAAGGTGGGAACGAAGACTATGCTCCGGTGAGGAGCTTCGATGCGCTGCGGTGTATGTTTTGGATCGAGACAGTGAAGCTCTGGAAAATGGCAGGTCCGGCAGTGATCACTATGTTGTGTATGTATGGGACTAACTCAGCTGTCGTTCTCTTTGTTGGTCATCTCGGAACTGTAGAGCTCTCAGCTGTCTCCATTTCTCTAGCCGTCATTTCCACATTCGCTTTTGGATTCTTG TTTGGCATGGGGAGTGCTCTGGAGACCTTGTGTGGGCAGGCATTTGGAGCTGGGGAGATTCATATGCTTGGGATTTACATGCAGCGCTCGTGGATAATCCTATTAGTAACCAGCCTCTTCATCTTGCCAATTTACATCTTTGGCACACCCGTTTTGAAGTTGCTAGGCCAAGAAGATGACATAGCCAATCTAGCTGGAGAATTTACAATCCAAACAATCCCCTCATTGTTCTCACTTGCCATTATTTTTCCAGCTCAGAAATTCCTTCAGGCTCAGAGAAAGGTTATGGTCCTTGCATGGATTGCAGTTTTTGGTTTGATCATACAAATTGGACTGCTCTGTCTCTTCATTTTGGTGTTTGGTTGGGGCACACTGGGTGCGGCTGTTGCATTTGACATTGTAAGATGGGGCATGGCAATTGCTCAAGTTGTGTATATAATGGGTTGGTGCAGGGACGGCTGGACTGGGTTTTCATGGTTGGCTTTCAAGGAGATATGGGCCTTTGTAAGACTTTCCCTTGCCTCTGCTGTCATGCTCTGCCTTGAGATTTGGTACACGATGAGCATACTCATTCTCACAGGCCATCTTGATAATGCAGTTATAGCAGTTGGTTCCCTTTCTATTTG CGTGAACATTAACGGATTTGAACTAATGTTGTTCGTTGGAATAAATGTGGCAATAAG TGTGCGTGTCTCCAATGAGCTTGGATCAGGACGACCAAGAGCTGCCAAATACTCTGTCTATGTGACAGTATTTCAGTGTCTTCTAATTGGGATTTTTTTCACGATTGTGATCTTGATAACCAAAGACAGTTTTTCCCTACTTTTTACAAGTGACAAGGATCTGCAACAAGCGGTCGCTAAGCTAGCATATCTTCTTGGTATAACTATGTTGCTCAACAGCATCCAGCCAATAATATCAG GGGTTGCAATTGGAGGTGGATGGCAGGCACTGGTAGCTTATATAAACTTGGGTTGTTACTACATTTTTGGACTTCCTCTTGGATATCTTCTTGGTTATACTGCAAATCTGGGTGTGATG GGACTTTGGGGGGGCATGATATGTGGAACTGCTCTCCAAACCTTGCTTCTGTTGATTGTGCTCTACAAAACCAACTGGAACAAAGAG GTGGAGCAAGCAACAAAACGCGTGAGGAAGTGGGGTGGTCAGGACGTCACAGCTGAGAATGGAGCTCAAAGTACCTGA